One genomic segment of Musa acuminata AAA Group cultivar baxijiao chromosome BXJ3-3, Cavendish_Baxijiao_AAA, whole genome shotgun sequence includes these proteins:
- the LOC135633325 gene encoding myb family transcription factor PHL7-like — MHRPKPISSLGLGHCNSIAQNQQLESSNNTMSPMNGVNNSNNPNLASRQRLRWTNELHERFVDAVTQLGGPDRATPKGVLRIMGVAGLTIYHVKSHLQKYRLAKYVPESSADGTMSEKKDDRNLNSGLESSSGMQITEALKLQMEVQKRLQEQLEVQRQLQLRIEAQGKYLKKIIDEQQRLSGVLADLPGADIPAPASGDQCPDSEKTDPSTPAPTSESPGQEKSIGRELGDANGAFKSISCDDSFSSRREPLTPDSGCHVSSPSTSPRHESSAKKLRVSSNSGHGKEDLLLAHILESSSGSEFHQ, encoded by the exons ATGCATCGACCAAAACCTATCTCAAGTTTAGGCTTGGGTCACTGCAATTCAATTGCACAGAACCAGCAATTAGAATCGAGTAACAATACTATGAGCCCAATGAACGGAGTGAACAACTCCAATAATCCAAATTTAGCCTCGAGACAGCGCTTAAGGTGGACAAATGAACTTCATGAACGTTTTGTAGATGCTGTGACACAGCTTGGTGGACCAGATA GAGCAACTCCTAAAGGAGTTCTTAGAATCATGGGCGTAGCAGGGCTAACAATATACCATGTCAAGAGTCATTTGCAG AAATATCGGCTTGCAAAGTATGTCCCTGAGTCTTCAGCTGATG GTACTATGTCGGAAAAGAAAGATGATCGAAACCTGAATTCAGGCCTTGAAAGCTCTTC TGGGATGCAAATAACTGAAGCACTCAAGCTGCAAATGGAGGTGCAAAAGCGGCTCCAAGAACAACTTGAG GTACAAAGGCAGTTGCAGCTAAGAATAGAAGCCCAAGGGAAGTATCTGAAGAAGATCATCGACGAACAGCAGCGACTCAGTGGTGTGCTTGCTGACTTACCTGGAGCAGACATTCCTGCACCCGCTTCAGGTGACCAGTGCCCAGACTCCGAGAAGACTGACCCTTCAACCCCAGCTCCGACTTCAGAATCCCCTGGCCAAGAAAAGTCCATTGGTAGGGAACTTGGCGATGCCAACGGGGCCTTCAAGagcatttcatgtgatgattcatTCTCCTCCCGTCGCGAGCCATTGACCCCCGACTCAGGCTGCCATGTTAGCTCTCCTTCGACAAGCCCCAGGCATGAGAGCTCCGCCAAGAAGCTGCGAGTCAGCAGCAATTCAGGGCATGGGAAGGAAGACTTGTTGCTTGCTCATATACTAGAGTCCAGCTCAGGCTCTGAGTTCCACCAATGA
- the LOC135581155 gene encoding actin-related protein 8-like isoform X5, protein MRRRSIQSTSAASSSSRHFDHPTNPHPRRTLDWVPIIWHRIRALLQVLVAVVLRKFWGSVPNRPGSTSNRESAEDDHNNTSMGDLDRLPTDVFVQVLKLLGPKEAARSGLVCKSWKVLVSDNRLWVFFLTHGKHPFDTVLFAETHLRSGPMLYFDHSQQISFMHIFAERAIVPGAIIVDGGSGYCKYGWSKYAAPSGRCATFLEFGNLESPVHSRLHHFFSTIYSRMQVRASSHPIIVSVPICYPEDTEAARASRRQLREAIYSVLFDMNAPAVCAIDQAVLALYAARRTSGIVVNIGFNVTSVVPILRGKVMHEVGIEVLALGALKLTGFLKELMQQRNINFQSLYTVRTIKEKLCYVASDYDAELHKDTKQSCEVASEGLFTLSKECFQTGEILFQPHIGGLHSMGLHQAVALCMNHCLAAEVATNDGWFKTVVLAGGTSCLPGLPERLEKELHKLLPPLISEGIKVIPPPYGTDSAWFGAKIISNAIFMIYWIMAPSSISQDLR, encoded by the exons ATGAGAAGGAGATCGATCCAGTCCACTTCTGCCGCATCTTCATCTTCCCGCCACTTCGATCATCCCACAAACCCGCACCCCCGCCGAACCCTAGATTGGGTTCCGATCATATGGCACCGAATTCGCGCACTCCTTCAAGTCCTGGTGGCGGTGGTGCTAAGAAAGTTTTGGGGCTCTGTCCCGAACCGCCCCGGATCAACTTCGAACCGCGAGTCCGCCGAAGATGATCACAACAACACATCCATGGGTGATCTCGATCGTCTGCCCACCGATGTCTTCGTGCAGGTACTGAAGCTCCTTGGGCCGAAGGAGGCCGCCAGGTCGGGCCTCGTGTGCAAGTCGTGGAAGGTTTTGGTGTCGGACAATAGACTCTGGGTCTTCTTCCTAACGCATGGGAAGCATCCATTCGACACCGTGCTATTTGCCGAGACGCACTTGAGATCAGGGCCGAT GTTGTACTTTGATCACTCGCAGCAAATATCCTTCATGCACATCTTTGCAGAACGTGCCATAGTTCCAGGTGCCATTATTGTTGATG GTGGATCTGGTTATTGCAAATATGGTTGGAGCAAATATGCTGCTCCATCTGGACGTTGTGCAACATTTTTG GAATTTGGCAACCTGGAGTCTCCAGTGCATTCAAGGCTTCACCATTTCTTCTCGACAATCTACAGCAG GATGCAGGTGAGGGCATCATCTCATCCAATAATTGTCTCTGTTCCAATCTGCTACCCTGAGG ATACTGAAGCTGCCAGAGCATCTAGGAGGCAATTGAGAGAGGCAATATACTCGGTCCTGTTTGATATGAATGCTCCAGCAGTTTGTGCCATTGATCAA GCTGTTTTAGCTTTGTATGCAGCGAGACGGACTTCTGGAATTGTTGTTAATATCGGTTTCAATGTCACCTCAGTAGTCCCAA TTCTTAGAGGCAAGGTGATGCATGAAGTGGGAATTGAAGTGTTGGCATTAGGTGCTCTAAAACTTACTGGATTTCTCAAGGAACTAATGCAGCAGAGAAATATAAATTTTCAGTCTCTATATACTGTTCGAACAATCAAGGAG AAACTGTGCTATGTGGCCTCTGATTATGATGCAGAGTTGCATAAAGATACCAAACAATCATGTGAAGTTGCAAGTGAGGGTTTGTTCACCCTATCAAAAGAATGCTTCCAAACCGGAGAGATTctttttcagccacatattggggGACT GCATTCAATGGGTTTGCATCAAGCTGTAGCTTTGTGTATGAACCACTGCTTAGCTGCTGAAGTTGCGACTAATGATGGATGGTTTAAAACCGTCGTTTTGGCTGGTGGAACATCATGCTTACCAGGATTGCCCG AGAGGTTGGAGAAAGAGCTCCACAAACTTCTTCCACCATTAATTTCTGAAGGAATAAAAGTAATTCCTCCACCATATGGCACTGATTCTGCCTGGTTTGGAGCAAAGATCATCAGCAAT gctatattcatgatatattggaTAATGGCTCCAAGCTCAATTTCACAGGATCTGAGATGA
- the LOC135581155 gene encoding actin-related protein 8-like isoform X2 codes for MRRRSIQSTSAASSSSRHFDHPTNPHPRRTLDWVPIIWHRIRALLQVLVAVVLRKFWGSVPNRPGSTSNRESAEDDHNNTSMGDLDRLPTDVFVQVLKLLGPKEAARSGLVCKSWKVLVSDNRLWVFFLTHGKHPFDTVLFAETHLRSGPMLYFDHSQQISFMHIFAERAIVPGAIIVDGGSGYCKYGWSKYAAPSGRCATFLEFGNLESPVHSRLHHFFSTIYSRMQVRASSHPIIVSVPICYPEDTEAARASRRQLREAIYSVLFDMNAPAVCAIDQAVLALYAARRTSGIVVNIGFNVTSVVPILRGKVMHEVGIEVLALGALKLTGFLKELMQQRNINFQSLYTVRTIKEKLCYVASDYDAELHKDTKQSCEVASEGLFTLSKECFQTGEILFQPHIGGLHSMGLHQAVALCMNHCLAAEVATNDGWFKTVVLAGGTSCLPGLPERLEKELHKLLPPLISEGIKVIPPPYGTDSAWFGAKIISNVSTFCDAWCITKKQFRQNPRRISGD; via the exons ATGAGAAGGAGATCGATCCAGTCCACTTCTGCCGCATCTTCATCTTCCCGCCACTTCGATCATCCCACAAACCCGCACCCCCGCCGAACCCTAGATTGGGTTCCGATCATATGGCACCGAATTCGCGCACTCCTTCAAGTCCTGGTGGCGGTGGTGCTAAGAAAGTTTTGGGGCTCTGTCCCGAACCGCCCCGGATCAACTTCGAACCGCGAGTCCGCCGAAGATGATCACAACAACACATCCATGGGTGATCTCGATCGTCTGCCCACCGATGTCTTCGTGCAGGTACTGAAGCTCCTTGGGCCGAAGGAGGCCGCCAGGTCGGGCCTCGTGTGCAAGTCGTGGAAGGTTTTGGTGTCGGACAATAGACTCTGGGTCTTCTTCCTAACGCATGGGAAGCATCCATTCGACACCGTGCTATTTGCCGAGACGCACTTGAGATCAGGGCCGAT GTTGTACTTTGATCACTCGCAGCAAATATCCTTCATGCACATCTTTGCAGAACGTGCCATAGTTCCAGGTGCCATTATTGTTGATG GTGGATCTGGTTATTGCAAATATGGTTGGAGCAAATATGCTGCTCCATCTGGACGTTGTGCAACATTTTTG GAATTTGGCAACCTGGAGTCTCCAGTGCATTCAAGGCTTCACCATTTCTTCTCGACAATCTACAGCAG GATGCAGGTGAGGGCATCATCTCATCCAATAATTGTCTCTGTTCCAATCTGCTACCCTGAGG ATACTGAAGCTGCCAGAGCATCTAGGAGGCAATTGAGAGAGGCAATATACTCGGTCCTGTTTGATATGAATGCTCCAGCAGTTTGTGCCATTGATCAA GCTGTTTTAGCTTTGTATGCAGCGAGACGGACTTCTGGAATTGTTGTTAATATCGGTTTCAATGTCACCTCAGTAGTCCCAA TTCTTAGAGGCAAGGTGATGCATGAAGTGGGAATTGAAGTGTTGGCATTAGGTGCTCTAAAACTTACTGGATTTCTCAAGGAACTAATGCAGCAGAGAAATATAAATTTTCAGTCTCTATATACTGTTCGAACAATCAAGGAG AAACTGTGCTATGTGGCCTCTGATTATGATGCAGAGTTGCATAAAGATACCAAACAATCATGTGAAGTTGCAAGTGAGGGTTTGTTCACCCTATCAAAAGAATGCTTCCAAACCGGAGAGATTctttttcagccacatattggggGACT GCATTCAATGGGTTTGCATCAAGCTGTAGCTTTGTGTATGAACCACTGCTTAGCTGCTGAAGTTGCGACTAATGATGGATGGTTTAAAACCGTCGTTTTGGCTGGTGGAACATCATGCTTACCAGGATTGCCCG AGAGGTTGGAGAAAGAGCTCCACAAACTTCTTCCACCATTAATTTCTGAAGGAATAAAAGTAATTCCTCCACCATATGGCACTGATTCTGCCTGGTTTGGAGCAAAGATCATCAGCAAT GTGAGCACCTTTTGTGATGCATGGTGTATTACCAAAAAACAGTTTCGCCAGAATCCCAGACGCATAAGTGGTGATTAA
- the LOC135581155 gene encoding actin-related protein 8-like isoform X1, whose translation MRRRSIQSTSAASSSSRHFDHPTNPHPRRTLDWVPIIWHRIRALLQVLVAVVLRKFWGSVPNRPGSTSNRESAEDDHNNTSMGDLDRLPTDVFVQVLKLLGPKEAARSGLVCKSWKVLVSDNRLWVFFLTHGKHPFDTVLFAETHLRSGPMLYFDHSQQISFMHIFAERAIVPGAIIVDGGSGYCKYGWSKYAAPSGRCATFLEFGNLESPVHSRLHHFFSTIYSRMQVRASSHPIIVSVPICYPEDTEAARASRRQLREAIYSVLFDMNAPAVCAIDQAVLALYAARRTSGIVVNIGFNVTSVVPILRGKVMHEVGIEVLALGALKLTGFLKELMQQRNINFQSLYTVRTIKEKLCYVASDYDAELHKDTKQSCEVASEGLFTLSKECFQTGEILFQPHIGGLHSMGLHQAVALCMNHCLAAEVATNDGWFKTVVLAGGTSCLPGLPERLEKELHKLLPPLISEGIKVIPPPYGTDSAWFGAKIISNETPAGELKKTEPYGIKRATHITKISQLSGIFGGCSWMRGELGVSFPAPESQA comes from the exons ATGAGAAGGAGATCGATCCAGTCCACTTCTGCCGCATCTTCATCTTCCCGCCACTTCGATCATCCCACAAACCCGCACCCCCGCCGAACCCTAGATTGGGTTCCGATCATATGGCACCGAATTCGCGCACTCCTTCAAGTCCTGGTGGCGGTGGTGCTAAGAAAGTTTTGGGGCTCTGTCCCGAACCGCCCCGGATCAACTTCGAACCGCGAGTCCGCCGAAGATGATCACAACAACACATCCATGGGTGATCTCGATCGTCTGCCCACCGATGTCTTCGTGCAGGTACTGAAGCTCCTTGGGCCGAAGGAGGCCGCCAGGTCGGGCCTCGTGTGCAAGTCGTGGAAGGTTTTGGTGTCGGACAATAGACTCTGGGTCTTCTTCCTAACGCATGGGAAGCATCCATTCGACACCGTGCTATTTGCCGAGACGCACTTGAGATCAGGGCCGAT GTTGTACTTTGATCACTCGCAGCAAATATCCTTCATGCACATCTTTGCAGAACGTGCCATAGTTCCAGGTGCCATTATTGTTGATG GTGGATCTGGTTATTGCAAATATGGTTGGAGCAAATATGCTGCTCCATCTGGACGTTGTGCAACATTTTTG GAATTTGGCAACCTGGAGTCTCCAGTGCATTCAAGGCTTCACCATTTCTTCTCGACAATCTACAGCAG GATGCAGGTGAGGGCATCATCTCATCCAATAATTGTCTCTGTTCCAATCTGCTACCCTGAGG ATACTGAAGCTGCCAGAGCATCTAGGAGGCAATTGAGAGAGGCAATATACTCGGTCCTGTTTGATATGAATGCTCCAGCAGTTTGTGCCATTGATCAA GCTGTTTTAGCTTTGTATGCAGCGAGACGGACTTCTGGAATTGTTGTTAATATCGGTTTCAATGTCACCTCAGTAGTCCCAA TTCTTAGAGGCAAGGTGATGCATGAAGTGGGAATTGAAGTGTTGGCATTAGGTGCTCTAAAACTTACTGGATTTCTCAAGGAACTAATGCAGCAGAGAAATATAAATTTTCAGTCTCTATATACTGTTCGAACAATCAAGGAG AAACTGTGCTATGTGGCCTCTGATTATGATGCAGAGTTGCATAAAGATACCAAACAATCATGTGAAGTTGCAAGTGAGGGTTTGTTCACCCTATCAAAAGAATGCTTCCAAACCGGAGAGATTctttttcagccacatattggggGACT GCATTCAATGGGTTTGCATCAAGCTGTAGCTTTGTGTATGAACCACTGCTTAGCTGCTGAAGTTGCGACTAATGATGGATGGTTTAAAACCGTCGTTTTGGCTGGTGGAACATCATGCTTACCAGGATTGCCCG AGAGGTTGGAGAAAGAGCTCCACAAACTTCTTCCACCATTAATTTCTGAAGGAATAAAAGTAATTCCTCCACCATATGGCACTGATTCTGCCTGGTTTGGAGCAAAGATCATCAGCAAT GAAACTCCAGCAGGAGAGCTGAAAAAGACTGAACCCTATGGAATTAAGAGAGCAACACACATCACCAAGATATCACAGCTCTCTGGAATTTTTGGCGGTTGCAGCTG GATGCGAGGGGAATTGGGAGTGAGTTTCCCGGCACCTGAATCCCAAGCGTGA
- the LOC135581155 gene encoding actin-related protein 8-like isoform X3 has protein sequence MRRRSIQSTSAASSSSRHFDHPTNPHPRRTLDWVPIIWHRIRALLQVLVAVVLRKFWGSVPNRPGSTSNRESAEDDHNNTSMGDLDRLPTDVFVQVLKLLGPKEAARSGLVCKSWKVLVSDNRLWVFFLTHGKHPFDTVLFAETHLRSGPMLYFDHSQQISFMHIFAERAIVPGAIIVDGGSGYCKYGWSKYAAPSGRCATFLEFGNLESPVHSRLHHFFSTIYSRMQVRASSHPIIVSVPICYPEDTEAARASRRQLREAIYSVLFDMNAPAVCAIDQAVLALYAARRTSGIVVNIGFNVTSVVPILRGKVMHEVGIEVLALGALKLTGFLKELMQQRNINFQSLYTVRTIKEKLCYVASDYDAELHKDTKQSCEVASEGLFTLSKECFQTGEILFQPHIGGLHSMGLHQAVALCMNHCLAAEVATNDGWFKTVVLAGGTSCLPGLPERLEKELHKLLPPLISEGIKVIPPPYGTDSAWFGAKIISNNNEHKHNPLACKTKFGCLMHKR, from the exons ATGAGAAGGAGATCGATCCAGTCCACTTCTGCCGCATCTTCATCTTCCCGCCACTTCGATCATCCCACAAACCCGCACCCCCGCCGAACCCTAGATTGGGTTCCGATCATATGGCACCGAATTCGCGCACTCCTTCAAGTCCTGGTGGCGGTGGTGCTAAGAAAGTTTTGGGGCTCTGTCCCGAACCGCCCCGGATCAACTTCGAACCGCGAGTCCGCCGAAGATGATCACAACAACACATCCATGGGTGATCTCGATCGTCTGCCCACCGATGTCTTCGTGCAGGTACTGAAGCTCCTTGGGCCGAAGGAGGCCGCCAGGTCGGGCCTCGTGTGCAAGTCGTGGAAGGTTTTGGTGTCGGACAATAGACTCTGGGTCTTCTTCCTAACGCATGGGAAGCATCCATTCGACACCGTGCTATTTGCCGAGACGCACTTGAGATCAGGGCCGAT GTTGTACTTTGATCACTCGCAGCAAATATCCTTCATGCACATCTTTGCAGAACGTGCCATAGTTCCAGGTGCCATTATTGTTGATG GTGGATCTGGTTATTGCAAATATGGTTGGAGCAAATATGCTGCTCCATCTGGACGTTGTGCAACATTTTTG GAATTTGGCAACCTGGAGTCTCCAGTGCATTCAAGGCTTCACCATTTCTTCTCGACAATCTACAGCAG GATGCAGGTGAGGGCATCATCTCATCCAATAATTGTCTCTGTTCCAATCTGCTACCCTGAGG ATACTGAAGCTGCCAGAGCATCTAGGAGGCAATTGAGAGAGGCAATATACTCGGTCCTGTTTGATATGAATGCTCCAGCAGTTTGTGCCATTGATCAA GCTGTTTTAGCTTTGTATGCAGCGAGACGGACTTCTGGAATTGTTGTTAATATCGGTTTCAATGTCACCTCAGTAGTCCCAA TTCTTAGAGGCAAGGTGATGCATGAAGTGGGAATTGAAGTGTTGGCATTAGGTGCTCTAAAACTTACTGGATTTCTCAAGGAACTAATGCAGCAGAGAAATATAAATTTTCAGTCTCTATATACTGTTCGAACAATCAAGGAG AAACTGTGCTATGTGGCCTCTGATTATGATGCAGAGTTGCATAAAGATACCAAACAATCATGTGAAGTTGCAAGTGAGGGTTTGTTCACCCTATCAAAAGAATGCTTCCAAACCGGAGAGATTctttttcagccacatattggggGACT GCATTCAATGGGTTTGCATCAAGCTGTAGCTTTGTGTATGAACCACTGCTTAGCTGCTGAAGTTGCGACTAATGATGGATGGTTTAAAACCGTCGTTTTGGCTGGTGGAACATCATGCTTACCAGGATTGCCCG AGAGGTTGGAGAAAGAGCTCCACAAACTTCTTCCACCATTAATTTCTGAAGGAATAAAAGTAATTCCTCCACCATATGGCACTGATTCTGCCTGGTTTGGAGCAAAGATCATCAGCAAT AACAATGAACACAAGCACAACCCCCTTGCGTGCAAAACTAAATTTGGGTGCTTAATGCACAAAAGATAA
- the LOC135581155 gene encoding actin-related protein 8-like isoform X4: protein MRRRSIQSTSAASSSSRHFDHPTNPHPRRTLDWVPIIWHRIRALLQVLVAVVLRKFWGSVPNRPGSTSNRESAEDDHNNTSMGDLDRLPTDVFVQVLKLLGPKEAARSGLVCKSWKVLVSDNRLWVFFLTHGKHPFDTVLFAETHLRSGPMLYFDHSQQISFMHIFAERAIVPGAIIVDGGSGYCKYGWSKYAAPSGRCATFLEFGNLESPVHSRLHHFFSTIYSRMQVRASSHPIIVSVPICYPEDTEAARASRRQLREAIYSVLFDMNAPAVCAIDQAVLALYAARRTSGIVVNIGFNVTSVVPILRGKVMHEVGIEVLALGALKLTGFLKELMQQRNINFQSLYTVRTIKEKLCYVASDYDAELHKDTKQSCEVASEGLFTLSKECFQTGEILFQPHIGGLHSMGLHQAVALCMNHCLAAEVATNDGWFKTVVLAGGTSCLPGLPERLEKELHKLLPPLISEGIKVIPPPYGTDSAWFGAKIISNIRTMNTSTTPLRAKLNLGA, encoded by the exons ATGAGAAGGAGATCGATCCAGTCCACTTCTGCCGCATCTTCATCTTCCCGCCACTTCGATCATCCCACAAACCCGCACCCCCGCCGAACCCTAGATTGGGTTCCGATCATATGGCACCGAATTCGCGCACTCCTTCAAGTCCTGGTGGCGGTGGTGCTAAGAAAGTTTTGGGGCTCTGTCCCGAACCGCCCCGGATCAACTTCGAACCGCGAGTCCGCCGAAGATGATCACAACAACACATCCATGGGTGATCTCGATCGTCTGCCCACCGATGTCTTCGTGCAGGTACTGAAGCTCCTTGGGCCGAAGGAGGCCGCCAGGTCGGGCCTCGTGTGCAAGTCGTGGAAGGTTTTGGTGTCGGACAATAGACTCTGGGTCTTCTTCCTAACGCATGGGAAGCATCCATTCGACACCGTGCTATTTGCCGAGACGCACTTGAGATCAGGGCCGAT GTTGTACTTTGATCACTCGCAGCAAATATCCTTCATGCACATCTTTGCAGAACGTGCCATAGTTCCAGGTGCCATTATTGTTGATG GTGGATCTGGTTATTGCAAATATGGTTGGAGCAAATATGCTGCTCCATCTGGACGTTGTGCAACATTTTTG GAATTTGGCAACCTGGAGTCTCCAGTGCATTCAAGGCTTCACCATTTCTTCTCGACAATCTACAGCAG GATGCAGGTGAGGGCATCATCTCATCCAATAATTGTCTCTGTTCCAATCTGCTACCCTGAGG ATACTGAAGCTGCCAGAGCATCTAGGAGGCAATTGAGAGAGGCAATATACTCGGTCCTGTTTGATATGAATGCTCCAGCAGTTTGTGCCATTGATCAA GCTGTTTTAGCTTTGTATGCAGCGAGACGGACTTCTGGAATTGTTGTTAATATCGGTTTCAATGTCACCTCAGTAGTCCCAA TTCTTAGAGGCAAGGTGATGCATGAAGTGGGAATTGAAGTGTTGGCATTAGGTGCTCTAAAACTTACTGGATTTCTCAAGGAACTAATGCAGCAGAGAAATATAAATTTTCAGTCTCTATATACTGTTCGAACAATCAAGGAG AAACTGTGCTATGTGGCCTCTGATTATGATGCAGAGTTGCATAAAGATACCAAACAATCATGTGAAGTTGCAAGTGAGGGTTTGTTCACCCTATCAAAAGAATGCTTCCAAACCGGAGAGATTctttttcagccacatattggggGACT GCATTCAATGGGTTTGCATCAAGCTGTAGCTTTGTGTATGAACCACTGCTTAGCTGCTGAAGTTGCGACTAATGATGGATGGTTTAAAACCGTCGTTTTGGCTGGTGGAACATCATGCTTACCAGGATTGCCCG AGAGGTTGGAGAAAGAGCTCCACAAACTTCTTCCACCATTAATTTCTGAAGGAATAAAAGTAATTCCTCCACCATATGGCACTGATTCTGCCTGGTTTGGAGCAAAGATCATCAGCAAT ATCAGAACAATGAACACAAGCACAACCCCCTTGCGTGCAAAACTAAATTTGGGTGCTTAA